A single region of the Plasmodium reichenowi strain SY57 chromosome 9, whole genome shotgun sequence genome encodes:
- a CDS encoding NifU-like scaffold protein, putative has product MNCISLSVLFIWNFFFVYVKNISILQYDKAKVLFIQTNFEPLNNNMLRVPLNILRKRTYVVKNKKNGVPFQIFLSSENDGGLYYELNPENVEKVLNLIRPKLQIDNGDVELVDIKNNDLYIRLLGNCVTCSSNSITVSHVIKKTLKMYIRNEQNQEPNVIITNFDEINEQNIQNCLSQLKPYLDFLKVEVIIKELVNNKENINNYVCLKFLNIENSSEEINIPHNVKNEITERLKQKFPTLTVNFEN; this is encoded by the exons ATGAACTGTATATCCCTCAGTGTGCTTTTTATTtggaattttttttttgtgtatGTGAAAAACATTAGCATCTTACAATATGACAAGGCAAAGGTGTTATTTATTCAAACTAATTTCGAACctttaaataataacatgTTAAGGGTTCcattgaatatattaagaaaaagaaCATACGTagttaaaaataaaaagaatgGTGTACCatttcaaatatttttatcatcagAAAATGATGGAggtttatattatgaattaAATCCTGAAAATGTGGAAAAGGTTTTAAATTTAATCAGACCTAAATTACAAATAGATAACGGTGATGTAGAATTAgtagatataaaaaataatgatttatatattagaCTGTTGGGTAATTGTGTTACCTGCAGTTCTAATAGTATAACTGTATCTCATGTAATTAAGAAAAcattaaaaatgtatataagAAATGAACAGAATCAAGAACCCAATGTAATCATCACAAACTTTGATGAAATtaatgaacaaaatattcaaaaCTGCTTAAGTCAGTTGAAACCATACTTGGATTTTTTAA AAGTAGAAGTCATAATTAAAGAGTTAGTAAATAATAAGGAGAATATTAACAACTATGTTTGTTTGAAATTTCTAAATATAGAGAATTCAAgtgaagaaataaatataccACACAACgttaaaaatgaaataacAGAAAGATTAAAGCAAAAGTTCCCTACGTTAACTGTTAATTTTGAAaactaa
- a CDS encoding hypothetical protein (conserved Plasmodium protein, unknown function) codes for MIKIYKEYIRTENYFSTIFSYIILHLYNKDNFFKKRTNRNNLFGDLKKPFYLNKRKVIIQNKVIKKKNLVLHFSTSQISYFYYHYFVYILLPKLNYLNSSEKNEIIQNVYLINNNTHQDVRDYIYNKINQNERNIIFCNNLLPGENFNYTNTLGIFLENKYFLDLPFKNFKSTHNVRNHSYLKKNRHNNCIMFKKQIFNLNKKNQKNVIYPNTLYLSYFFNNDYDKQCIKLIKRNKQLNTLLKYNHIINEINKNIQWFKHYSFYKYYTDAYINFLNYRMDIFYQYMNIFVNKKKNIYIHTKGNNNGIIYYFTRYKHVFLNSNIFFYFINNQKVYLDFSAGADLYIKFLHLQEKIYNLSSIVNRDIFLLSSNYEDVNNKTNYNKPNLIKEIKRNINIHIWTNAQKEEFRYHLKKIKFKKFYN; via the coding sequence atgataaaaatttataaagaatatatacGTACGGAAAACTACTTCAGCACAATATTTTCctatataattttacatctttataataaagataatttctttaaaaagagaacaaatagaaataatttatttggAGATTTGAAAAAGccattttatttaaataagaGAAAAGTTATCATTCAAAAcaaagtaataaaaaaaaaaaacctAGTACTTCATTTTTCAACAAGCCAAATTAGTTACTTCTATTATCATTACTTtgtgtatatattgttaccgaaattgaattatttaaatagttctgaaaaaaatgaaattatacaaaatgtttatttaataaataacaataCGCACCAAGATGTGAGGGATTACatatacaataaaataaaccAGAATGAACgaaatataattttttgtaataatttGCTACCAGGagaaaattttaattatactAACACTTTAGGTATATTcttagaaaataaatattttttagatctaccttttaaaaattttaagtCTACACATAATGTAAGAAACcattcatatttaaaaaagaatagACATAATAATTGTATTATGTTTAAGAAGcaaatatttaatttgaataaaaagaatcaaaaaaatgttatatatcCCAATACATTATACttatcttatttttttaataacgATTATGATAAACAATgtattaaattaattaagAGAAATAAGCAATTAAATACAttgttaaaatataatcatattataaacgaaataaataaaaacatacaATGGTTTAAacattattcattttataaatattatactgatgcatatataaattttttgaaCTATCGAAtggatatattttatcaatatatgaatatttttgtaaataaaaaaaaaaatatatatatccatacaaaaggaaataataatggtattatatattattttactAGATATAAAcatgtttttttaaattcaaatatattcttttattttataaataatcaaaaaGTATATTTAGATTTTTCCGCAGGTGctgatttatatataaaatttttgcACTTGcaagaaaaaatatataatttatcatCAATTGTTAATCgtgatatttttttattatcatccAACTATGAAGatgttaataataagaCGAATTATAATAAACCCAACTtaattaaagaaataaaaagaaatataaatatacacatttGGACTAATGCTCAAAAGGAAGAATTTCGGTACcatttaaagaaaattaaatttaagaaattttataattaa